A stretch of the Streptomyces sp. NBC_00078 genome encodes the following:
- a CDS encoding xanthine dehydrogenase family protein subunit M has translation MTTHAPQAAQAVTLPTTLDEAVAALAAAPAAVPVAGGTDLMAAVNSGQLRPAALVGLGRISEIRGWQYQDGHALLGAGLTHARMGRPDFAALIPALAAAARAAGPPQIRNAGTLGGNIATAAPTGDALPVLAALEATLIIAGPGGARREIPVSHLLAGVDMLRGGELIAFVRVPLLHAPQVFLKATGRTGPGRSAASVALVLDPARRGVRCAVGAIAPMPLRPLDAEQWVARLIDWDNGRAIVPEALTAFGEYVAAACIPDPVPEGDGTVPQLPPAVLHLRRTVAALARRALGRALS, from the coding sequence TTGACCACGCACGCACCGCAGGCGGCGCAGGCCGTCACGCTGCCCACGACACTGGACGAGGCCGTGGCGGCGCTCGCCGCCGCGCCCGCCGCCGTGCCGGTGGCCGGCGGTACCGACCTCATGGCCGCCGTCAACTCCGGCCAGCTCAGGCCCGCCGCACTGGTGGGTCTCGGCAGGATCAGCGAGATCCGCGGCTGGCAGTACCAGGACGGGCACGCCCTGCTCGGCGCCGGACTCACGCACGCCCGCATGGGCCGCCCCGACTTCGCCGCCCTGATCCCGGCGCTCGCCGCCGCGGCGCGCGCGGCGGGCCCGCCGCAGATCCGCAACGCGGGCACGCTGGGCGGCAACATCGCCACGGCCGCCCCCACCGGGGACGCGCTGCCTGTGCTGGCCGCCCTGGAGGCGACACTGATCATCGCGGGCCCGGGCGGAGCCCGCCGGGAGATCCCGGTGTCGCACCTGCTGGCCGGCGTGGACATGCTGCGCGGCGGCGAACTCATCGCGTTCGTGCGCGTGCCGTTGCTGCACGCGCCGCAGGTCTTCCTGAAGGCGACCGGCCGGACCGGCCCCGGGCGCTCGGCCGCGTCCGTCGCGCTCGTCCTCGACCCCGCCAGGCGCGGAGTCCGGTGCGCCGTCGGTGCCATAGCGCCGATGCCCCTCAGGCCCCTGGACGCCGAGCAGTGGGTCGCCCGGCTCATCGACTGGGACAACGGCCGGGCGATCGTCCCGGAGGCGCTGACCGCCTTCGGCGAGTACGTCGCCGCGGCCTGCATCCCCGACCCCGTGCCCGAGGGGGACGGCACCGTCCCACAGCTTCCGCCCGCCGTACTGCACCTGCGGCGCACCGTCGCCGCGCTGGCCCGACGAGCACTGGGGAGGGCGCTGTCGTGA
- a CDS encoding beta-N-acetylhexosaminidase, producing the protein MASETGLVPAPGSVRAALPGGGVGYVLGAGTEIDAGPGTERVAQWLRATVGAATGLPLRPHTDSGDRIMLRIEPRDGEDPEAYTLVADGYLVYLRGAGEAGLFYAAQTLRQLLGPDAFRRAPVTPKRGWEVPAVSIQDAPRFRWRGLMLDVARHFMPKDGVLRHLDLMAAHKLNVFHFHLTDDQGWRVEIKRYPRLTEVGSWRARTKFGHRASPLWEEKPHGGFYTQDDIREIVAYAAERHITVVPEIDVPGHSQAAIAAYPELGNTDVIDTTSVPVWDNWGISANVLAPTDNTLRFYEGVFEELLGLFPSEFVHVGGDECLKDQWRQSPAAQARIRELGLADEDALQSWFIGHFDKWLSARGRRLIGWDEIVEGGLAEGAAVSSWRGYAAGIAAARAGHDVVMCPEQYVYLDHRQAAGEDEPVPIGYVRTLEDVYRFEPVPPQLTEAESRHVLGTQANVWTEVMEDQARVDYQTYPRLSAFSEVAWSSLPAPAERDFAGFERRMAVHYRRLDALGVGYRPPAGPMPWQQRPGVLGRPAEGAPPNR; encoded by the coding sequence ATGGCTTCCGAGACAGGACTGGTTCCGGCCCCCGGCAGCGTGCGGGCGGCGCTCCCGGGCGGGGGCGTGGGCTACGTCCTCGGCGCCGGGACGGAGATCGACGCCGGCCCCGGCACCGAGCGGGTCGCGCAGTGGCTGCGGGCCACCGTCGGCGCCGCGACCGGGCTGCCGCTGCGCCCGCACACCGACAGCGGCGACCGCATCATGCTGCGCATCGAACCGCGGGACGGCGAGGACCCGGAGGCGTACACCCTCGTCGCCGACGGGTACCTCGTGTATCTGCGGGGAGCCGGTGAAGCGGGCTTGTTCTACGCCGCCCAGACGCTCCGCCAGCTCCTCGGCCCCGACGCCTTCCGCCGCGCACCGGTCACTCCGAAGCGGGGCTGGGAAGTGCCCGCGGTCAGCATCCAGGACGCGCCCCGATTCCGCTGGCGCGGCCTCATGCTCGACGTCGCCCGGCATTTCATGCCCAAGGACGGTGTCCTGCGCCACCTCGACCTGATGGCCGCGCACAAACTCAACGTCTTCCACTTCCACTTGACGGACGACCAGGGCTGGCGCGTCGAGATCAAGAGGTACCCCCGGCTGACCGAGGTCGGATCCTGGCGGGCGCGCACGAAATTCGGCCACCGGGCCTCACCCCTGTGGGAGGAGAAGCCGCACGGAGGCTTCTACACGCAGGACGACATCCGGGAGATCGTCGCCTACGCCGCCGAGCGGCATATCACCGTCGTCCCCGAAATCGACGTGCCCGGCCACTCGCAGGCGGCCATCGCCGCATACCCGGAACTCGGCAACACCGACGTCATCGACACGACGTCGGTCCCCGTCTGGGACAACTGGGGGATCTCCGCCAACGTACTCGCCCCCACTGACAACACCCTGCGCTTCTACGAGGGGGTGTTCGAGGAACTGCTGGGCCTGTTCCCCTCCGAGTTCGTTCACGTCGGCGGTGACGAATGCCTCAAGGACCAGTGGCGGCAGTCGCCGGCCGCGCAGGCGCGCATCAGGGAACTCGGGCTCGCCGACGAGGACGCGCTGCAGTCGTGGTTCATCGGCCATTTCGACAAATGGCTCTCCGCGCGCGGGCGCAGGCTCATCGGCTGGGACGAGATCGTCGAGGGTGGCCTCGCCGAGGGCGCGGCCGTCTCCTCGTGGCGCGGCTACGCGGCCGGCATCGCGGCCGCCCGGGCCGGCCACGACGTCGTCATGTGCCCCGAGCAGTACGTGTATCTGGACCACCGTCAGGCGGCGGGCGAGGACGAGCCGGTGCCGATCGGATACGTGCGCACCCTGGAGGACGTCTACCGGTTCGAGCCCGTTCCGCCGCAGCTCACCGAGGCCGAGTCCCGCCATGTCCTCGGCACCCAGGCCAACGTGTGGACCGAGGTGATGGAGGATCAGGCGCGCGTGGACTACCAGACGTATCCGCGGCTCTCGGCCTTCTCGGAGGTGGCCTGGAGTTCCCTGCCGGCCCCCGCGGAGCGGGACTTCGCCGGCTTCGAGCGGCGGATGGCCGTCCACTACCGGCGACTTGACGCCCTGGGCGTGGGCTACCGGCCGCCGGCCGGCCCCATGCCCTGGCAGCAGCGCCCCGGGGTGCTCGGGCGGCCGGCCGAGGGGGCACCCCCGAACAGATAG
- a CDS encoding DUF3039 domain-containing protein → MSTLEPERGTGTGTLVEPTPQVSHGDGDHERFAHYVQKDKIMASALDGTPVVALCGKVWVPGRDPKKYPVCPMCKEIYESMGAGGDDKGKGGDK, encoded by the coding sequence ATGAGCACTCTTGAGCCCGAGCGCGGGACTGGTACGGGGACCCTCGTAGAGCCGACGCCACAGGTGTCCCACGGCGACGGCGACCACGAGCGCTTCGCCCATTACGTCCAGAAGGACAAGATCATGGCGAGCGCCCTCGACGGGACCCCTGTCGTGGCGCTGTGCGGCAAGGTGTGGGTACCGGGGCGCGACCCGAAGAAGTACCCCGTGTGTCCCATGTGCAAGGAGATCTACGAGTCCATGGGCGCCGGCGGCGACGACAAGGGCAAGGGCGGCGACAAGTAG
- a CDS encoding YqgE/AlgH family protein codes for MTEVSSLTGRLLVATPALADPNFDRAVVLLLDHDEEGSLGVVLNRPTPVDVGDILEDWAGLAGEPGVVFQGGPVSLDSALGVAVIPGGGAVDGAPLGWRRVHGAIGLVDLEAPPELLASALGSLRIFAGYAGWGPGQLEDELVEGAWYVVESEPGDVSSPSPERLWREVLRRQRSELAMVATYPDDPSLN; via the coding sequence ATGACCGAGGTGTCCTCGCTCACAGGGCGGTTGCTCGTGGCAACGCCCGCCCTGGCGGACCCGAACTTCGACCGTGCGGTGGTGCTCCTTCTCGACCACGACGAGGAGGGCTCCCTCGGTGTCGTCCTCAACCGCCCCACCCCGGTGGACGTCGGCGACATCCTGGAGGACTGGGCGGGCCTCGCGGGTGAACCGGGCGTCGTGTTCCAGGGCGGCCCCGTGTCCCTGGACTCGGCCCTGGGGGTCGCCGTCATTCCCGGCGGCGGAGCCGTCGACGGGGCGCCGCTGGGCTGGCGCAGAGTGCACGGCGCGATCGGTCTGGTCGATCTGGAGGCACCGCCCGAGCTGCTCGCCTCGGCCCTCGGCAGCCTGAGGATCTTCGCCGGATACGCCGGCTGGGGCCCGGGCCAGCTGGAGGACGAGCTGGTCGAGGGCGCCTGGTACGTCGTCGAGTCGGAGCCGGGCGACGTCTCCTCGCCGTCCCCGGAGAGACTCTGGCGAGAGGTCCTGCGACGTCAGCGCAGCGAACTGGCGATGGTGGCCACCTACCCGGACGACCCTTCGCTCAACTGA
- the murA gene encoding UDP-N-acetylglucosamine 1-carboxyvinyltransferase: protein MTVNGNDDVLLVHGGTPLEGEIRVRGAKNLVPKAMVAALLGSGPSRLRNVPDIRDVRVVRGLLQLHGVTVRPGEEPGELVMDPSHVESANVADIDAHAGSSRIPILLCGPLLHRLGHAFIPGLGGCDIGGRPIDFHFEVLRQFGATIEKRADGQYLEAPQRLRGTKIRLPYPSVGATEQVLLTAVLAEGVTELSNAAVEPEIEDLICVLQKMGAIIAMDTDRTILITGVDSLGGYNHRALPDRLEAASWASAALATEGNIYVRGALQRSMMTFLNTYRKVGGAFEIDDQGIRFWHPGGQLKSIALETDVHPGFQTDWQQPLVVALTQATGLSIVHETVYESRLGFTSALNQMGAHIQLYRECLGGSDCRFGQRNFLHSAVVSGPTKLQGADLVIPDLRGGFSYLIAALAAQGTSRVHGIDLINRGYENFMEKLVELGAKVELPGKPLG, encoded by the coding sequence ATGACCGTCAACGGCAATGACGACGTACTGCTTGTCCACGGCGGAACCCCGCTGGAGGGCGAGATCCGTGTCCGCGGTGCGAAGAACCTCGTACCGAAGGCCATGGTCGCCGCCCTGCTGGGCAGTGGACCGAGTCGACTGCGCAACGTTCCGGACATCCGTGACGTGCGTGTCGTACGCGGACTCCTGCAACTGCACGGGGTGACGGTCCGTCCGGGTGAGGAGCCGGGCGAACTGGTGATGGACCCGTCCCATGTGGAGAGCGCGAACGTCGCGGACATCGACGCGCACGCGGGGTCGAGCCGGATCCCGATCCTCCTCTGCGGTCCGCTGCTGCACCGCCTAGGGCACGCGTTCATCCCGGGCCTCGGCGGCTGCGACATCGGCGGTCGGCCGATCGACTTCCACTTCGAGGTGCTGCGGCAGTTCGGCGCGACGATCGAGAAGCGGGCGGACGGCCAGTACCTGGAGGCACCGCAGCGGCTGCGCGGCACGAAGATCCGGCTGCCGTACCCGTCCGTGGGCGCGACCGAGCAGGTGCTGCTGACGGCCGTCCTCGCGGAGGGCGTCACCGAGCTCTCGAACGCGGCCGTGGAGCCGGAGATCGAGGACCTGATCTGCGTCCTGCAGAAGATGGGCGCCATCATCGCGATGGACACCGACCGCACCATCCTCATCACGGGCGTGGACAGCCTCGGCGGCTACAACCACCGCGCCCTGCCGGACCGTCTGGAGGCCGCCTCGTGGGCGTCCGCGGCGCTGGCGACCGAGGGCAACATCTACGTCCGCGGCGCCCTGCAGCGCTCGATGATGACGTTCCTGAACACCTACCGGAAGGTGGGTGGCGCCTTCGAGATCGACGACCAGGGCATCCGCTTCTGGCACCCCGGCGGCCAGTTGAAGTCCATCGCGCTCGAAACGGACGTGCACCCGGGCTTCCAGACGGACTGGCAGCAGCCTCTGGTGGTCGCCCTCACCCAGGCGACGGGCCTGTCGATCGTCCACGAGACGGTCTACGAGTCCCGCCTCGGCTTCACCTCCGCACTCAACCAGATGGGTGCTCACATCCAGCTGTACCGCGAGTGCCTGGGCGGCTCGGACTGCCGCTTCGGCCAGCGCAACTTCCTCCACTCGGCCGTAGTCTCGGGCCCCACGAAGCTCCAGGGCGCCGACCTGGTCATCCCCGACCTGCGCGGCGGCTTCTCGTACCTCATCGCCGCCCTTGCGGCCCAGGGCACGTCCCGCGTCCACGGCATCGACCTCATCAACCGCGGCTACGAGAACTTCATGGAGAAGCTCGTGGAGCTGGGGGCGAAGGTCGAGCTGCCCGGTAAGCCTCTCGGCTGA
- a CDS encoding HU family DNA-binding protein, which translates to MNRSELVAALADRAEVTRKDADAVLAAFAETVGEIVAKGDEKVTIPGFLTFERTHRAARTARNPQTGDPIQIPAGYSVKVSAGSKLKEAAKGK; encoded by the coding sequence ATGAACCGCAGTGAGCTGGTGGCCGCGCTGGCCGACCGCGCCGAGGTGACCCGCAAGGACGCCGACGCCGTTCTGGCTGCCTTCGCCGAGACCGTCGGCGAGATCGTCGCGAAGGGCGACGAGAAGGTCACCATTCCCGGCTTCCTGACCTTCGAGCGCACCCACCGTGCCGCTCGCACCGCGCGCAACCCGCAGACCGGCGACCCGATCCAGATCCCGGCCGGCTACAGCGTCAAGGTCTCCGCGGGCAGCAAGCTCAAGGAAGCCGCCAAGGGCAAGTGA